Part of the Planctomycetaceae bacterium genome, CGGTGAAATTCGGTCACTGCTGGTCGCAGATCGTAAAGGCCTTGCGCAGGGCTTCGATCGGGTCGGCTTTGGGGCTGAACTCGTGGCCGACGTAGCCGGTATAGCCGGTCTGGGCGATGGCTTTGCAGATGCCGGCGTAGTTCATTTCCTGCAGGTCGTCAAAATCGCGACGCCCGGGGTTTCCGGCGGTGTGGAAGTGTGCGATCCAGTCGATCGAATCGCGGATCGTCGCGATCACGTCGCCTTCCATGATCTGCATGTGGTAGATGTCGTAGAGCAGCTTGACGCGCGGGCTGTTGACGCGTTTGACCACCTGCAGGCCCCAGTTCGTGCGGTCGCACTGATAATCTTTGTGGTCGCGCTTCGAGTTGAGCAATTCCAGGTTGATGTTCACGCCCGCGGCCTCGGCGTACGGCGCCAGGCGCAGCAGCGACTGTGCGGTGATGTCGGCCCCTTCGTCGTCGGTCATGCCCGCTCGGCGGTTGCCCGAAAAGACGATGAACCCGGGAATCTTCAGCTTGGCCGCCAGGTCGATCGAGCGACGCGTCTGGTCCTCAAGCTGCGTGTGCAGCGAAGGGTCGTTGAACCCGCCTCCGCACGTCCCGCTGCCGATGAAGCTCGACACGCACATCCCGTGCGAGGCCGCCATGTCGGCCGTCTGCTCCAGGCCGTCCACGCCCCAGGTCTCGACGGCCCCATACCCGATCTTCGCCGCCTCGCGGATCAGAGTCTCCATCGGTACGCTGCCGAACATCGGGATGCACACGGATTGCTTGATACGCATTGGGTTTCCTTCTGTGTGGACAGTCTTTCCAAGCTGTGGCCATGGATTATGCCTTGGCCCGACAGGAAGTGCAACTGTGACGGGCAGCGGTATCCGCGCCGGCGAACAATTCCTCTTTGCGACGAAGACAAGCGAGAGGAAGCAGGCCGCTTCAGCGGCCTTTGTCCCGCCGGAAGGCGGGCCTAGCCCAGGCCTTTTAGGCCTCACCTTTACCCACATTTGGGTGG contains:
- a CDS encoding TIM barrel protein, with the protein product MRIKQSVCIPMFGSVPMETLIREAAKIGYGAVETWGVDGLEQTADMAASHGMCVSSFIGSGTCGGGFNDPSLHTQLEDQTRRSIDLAAKLKIPGFIVFSGNRRAGMTDDEGADITAQSLLRLAPYAEAAGVNINLELLNSKRDHKDYQCDRTNWGLQVVKRVNSPRVKLLYDIYHMQIMEGDVIATIRDSIDWIAHFHTAGNPGRRDFDDLQEMNYAGICKAIAQTGYTGYVGHEFSPKADPIEALRKAFTICDQQ